A single window of Oncorhynchus keta strain PuntledgeMale-10-30-2019 unplaced genomic scaffold, Oket_V2 Un_scaffold_18076_pilon_pilon, whole genome shotgun sequence DNA harbors:
- the LOC127927840 gene encoding uncharacterized protein LOC127927840: MAILEVLSPGWSDADGWPGREICQMARQRDDAPGREICQMARQRDDAPGREICQVARQRDDAPGREICQVARQRDDAPGREICQVARQRDDAPGREICQVARQRDDAPGREICQMARQRDDAPGREICQMARQRDDAPGREICQTAILEVLSPGWSDADGWVARQRDDAPGREICQEARQRDDAPGREICQEARQRDDAPGREICQEARQRDDAPGREICQVARQRDDAPGREICQVARQRDDAPGREICQVARQRDDAPGREICQEARQRDDAPGREICQVARQRDDAPGREICQVARQRDDAPGREICQEARQRDDAPGREICQEARQRDDAPGREICQEARQRDDAPGREICQEARQRDDAPDREICQVARQRDDAPGREICQVARQRDDAPDREICQVAREICQVTRKRDDAPDREICQEARQRDDAPGREICQEANKLLPIELL; encoded by the exons ATGGCCATCCTAGAAGTCCTTTCTCCTGGCTGGAGTGATGCAGATGGGTGGCCAGGCAGGGAGATCTGTCAGATGGCCAGGCAGAGAGACGATGCCCCAGGCAGGGAGATCTGTCAGATGGCCAGGCAGAGAGACGATGCCCCAGGCAGGGAGATCTGTCAGGTGGCCAGGCAGAGAGACGATGCCCCAGGCAGGGAGATCTGTCAGGTGGCCAGGCAGAGAGACGATGCCCCAGGCAGGGAGATCTGTCAGGTGGCCAGGCAGAGAGACGATGCCCCAGGCAGGGAGATCTGTCAGGTGGCCAGGCAGAGAGACGATGCCCCAGGCAGGGAGATCTGTCAGATGGCCAGGCAGAGAGACGATGCCCCAGGCAGGGAGATCTGTCAGATGGCCAGGCAGAGAGACGATGCCCCAGGCAGGGAGATCTGTCAGACTGCCATCCTAGAAGTCCTTTCTCCTGGCTGGAGTGATGCAGATGG ATGGGTGGCCAGGcaaagagacgatgccccaggcagggagatctgtcaggaggccaggcaaagagacgatgccccaggcagggagatctgtcaggaggccaggcaaagagacgatgccccaggcagggagatctgtcaggaggccaggcaaagagacgatgccccaggcagggagatctgtcag gtggccaggcagagagacgatgccccaggcagggagatctgtcaggtggccaggcaaagagacgatgccccaggcagggagatctgtcaggtggccaggcagagagacgatgccccaggcagggagatctgtcaggaggccaggcaaagagacgatgccccaggcagggagatctgtcaggtggccaggcagagagacgatgccccaggcagggagatctgtcaggtggccaggcaaagagacgatgccccaggcagggagatctgtcaggaggccaggcaaagagacgatgccccaggcagggagatctgtcaggaggccaggcaaagagacgatgccccaggcagggagatctgtcaggaggccaggcaaagagacgatgccccaggcagggagatctgtcaggaggccaggcaaagagacgatgccccagacagggagatctgtcaggtggccaggcaaagagacgatgccccaggcagggagatctgtcaggtggccaggcaaagagacgatgccccagacagggagatctgtcaggtggccag GGAGATCTGTCAGGTGACCAGGAAAAGAGACGATGCCCCAGACAGGGAGATCTGTCAGGAAGCCAGGcaaagagacgatgccccaggcAGGGAGATCTGCCAGGAGGCAAATAAGTTGCTGCCCATAGAGCTTCTCTGA